In one Solanum dulcamara chromosome 1, daSolDulc1.2, whole genome shotgun sequence genomic region, the following are encoded:
- the LOC129898745 gene encoding probable methylenetetrahydrofolate reductase (NADH), translated as MKVIEKIQEAAKTDKVIFSFEFFPPKTDDGVENLFERMERMVAHSPSFCDITWGAGGSTADLTLEIVNRMQNMVCVESMMHLTCTNMPVQKIDHALDTIKANGIQNVLALRGDPPHGQDKFVQVEGGFACALDLVKHMRAKYGDYFGITVAGYPEAHPDVIPANGIATKEIYENDLAYLKKKVDAGADVIITQLFYDTDIFLKFVNDCRQIGINCPIVPGIMPINNYKGFLRMTGFCKTKIPEEIMAALEPIKDNEEAVKAYGIHLGTEMCKKILATGIKTLHLYTLNMEKSALAILMNLGLIEESKISRPLPWRRPANVFRVKEDVRPIFWANRPKSYISRTIGWDEYPHGRWSNAQNPSYGALTDYQFMRARSRDKKLQEEWAVALNSVEDIYERFKDYCLGKLRSCPWSELDGLQPETKIINEKLGHVNTKGFLTINSQPAVNAEKSDSPSVGWGGPGGYVYQKAYLEFFCSQEKLNTLVEKCKSFPYLTYMAVNKEGNWISNVNQTDVNAVTWGVFPAKEIIQPTVVDPASFMVWKDEAFEIWSRGWAQLYPETDPSRKFLEQIQNSYFLVSLVDNDYINGDLFSIFKDI; from the exons atgaaGGTAATTGAAAAGATTCAAGAAGCAGCCAAGACTGATAAAGTGATATTTTCCTTTGAATTTTTCCCACCCAAAACTGATGATGGGGTTGAAAATCTGTTTGAAAGAATGGAAAGGATGGTTGCTCATAGCCCATCTTTTTGTGATATAACATGGGGTGCTGGTGGTTCAACAGCAGATCTGACACTTGAGATTGTTAATAGGATGCAAAATATGGTGTGTGTTGAATCTATGATGCATTTGACATGTACAAATATGCCTGTTCAAAAGATTGATCATGCTCTTGATACTATTAAGGCTAATGGTATTCAAAATGTTCTTGCTCTTCGTGGTGATCCTCCTCATGGTCAAGATAAGTTTGTTCAGGTTGAAGGTGGATTTGCTTGTGCTCTGGATCTG GTGAAGCATATGCGTGCCAAGTATGGGGATTACTTTGGGATAACTGTTGCAGGTTATCCAG AGGCACATCCTGATGTTATTCCTGCTAATGGAATAGCTACAAAAGAGAtatatgaaaatgaccttgCTTACCTTAAAAAAAAG GTTGATGCTGGAGCTGATGTTATTATAACTCAACTCTTCTACGATACTgatattttcctcaaatttgTCAATGATTGCCGCCAAATTGGAATTAATTGCCCAATCGTTCCGGGTATCATGCCCATTAACAATTATAAGGGCTTCTTGCGCATGACTGGATTTTGCAAGACTAAG ATTCCAGAAGAGATAATGGCTGCCTTGGAACCTATTAAGGACAACGAAGAGGCTGTCAAAGCCTATGGAATTCACCTTGGAACTGAAATGTGCAAAAAGATTTTAGCCACTGGCATTAAGACCTTGCATCTTTATACATTGAACATGGAGAAATCAGCATTGGCCATTTTGATG AATCTTGGATTGATCGAGGAGTCCAAAATTTCTAGGCCATTGCCTTGGAGACGTCCTGCAAATGTTTTCCGTGTTAAGGAAGATGTTCGTCCTATATTCTG GGCGAATCGTCCAAAGAGCTACATCTCAAGGACCATAGGTTGGGATGAATACCCACATGGTAGATGGAGCAATGCTCAAAATCCATCATATGGAGCACTTACCGACTATCAG TTCATGCGTGCACGTTcaagagataagaagcttcaaGAAGAATGGGCTGTGGCTTTGAATAGCGTGGAAGATATCTACGAG AGATTCAAGGACTACTGTCTTGGAAAGCTGAGAAGCTGCCCGTGGTCTGAATTAGATGGTCTTCAGCCAGAAACAAAGATCATAAACGAAAAGTTGGGTCATGTCAACACCAAAGGTTTCCTGACTATTAACAGCCAACCAGCAGTTAATGCTGAGAAGTCCGACTCTCCTTCTGTTG GATGGGGTGGTCCTGGCGGATATGTTTATCAAAAGGCTTACTTGGAGTTCTTCTGCTCTCAGGAGAAGTTGAACACCCTTGTTGAAAAATGCAAGTCTTTCCCTTATCTAACTTACATGGCTGTAAACAAGGAAGGAAACTGGATCTCCAACGTCAACCAAACTGACGTTAATGCTGTGACATGGGGAGTTTTCCCAGCTAAGGAAATTATACAACCGACTGTTGTTGATCCTGCTAGCTTCATGGTATGGAAGGACGAGGCATTTGAAATCTGGTCAAGAGGATGGGCTCAATTATACCCAGAGACTGATCCATCAAGAAAATTTCTTGAACAA ATTCAGAACAGTTACTTCTTGGTCAGCCTCGTCGATAACGATTACATCAATGGTGATTTGTTTTCCATCTTCAAAGATATCTGA
- the LOC129886170 gene encoding CRIB domain-containing protein RIC4-like has protein sequence MRYRMERFVLLPFSVGCISESSVAIGHQQHKSSSLHQSNLIPTRSLEEEKEDEEDDEKNLEGENLKNSLALPKFQRLFKNFKNLSHIFVDKDQMEEEEEEMGMEIGLPTDVKHVTHIGIDGDEATSLILNSTRTNWDYLNLNAPNHDLLTQFSSNFPFANMANHSPNHTSMATSS, from the exons atgaggtATAGAATGGAAAGATTTGTGTTACTTCCATTTTCTGTGGGTTGCATCTCTGAATCAAGTGTTGCAATTGGTCATCAGCAGCATAAAAGTTCAAGCCTTCATCAATCCAACTTAATTCCCACAa GAAGCCTAGAAGAAGAGAAGGAAGATGAGGAAGATGATGAGAAAAACTTGGAGGGTGAAAATTTGAAGAACTCATTGGCCCTTCCCAAATTTCAGAGGCTTTTtaagaatttcaagaacttgTCTCAcatatttg TGGACAAGGAccaaatggaagaagaagaggaagaaatgGGGATGGAAATAGGATTACCAACAGATGTGAAGCATGTAACACACATTGGAATAGATGGTGATGAAGCTACTTCATTAATCCTTAATTCAACAAGGACTAATTGGGATTATCTTAATCTCAATGCCCCTAATCATGATTTACTCACTCAATTCTCTTCTAATTTCCCTTTTGCCAATATGGCTAATCACTCCCCTAATCACACATCCATGGCTACTTCCTCTTAA
- the LOC129898714 gene encoding zinc finger CCCH domain-containing protein ZFN-like isoform X2, whose amino-acid sequence MKGEYPERLGQPECQYYLKTGTCKFGATCKFHHPKDKAGIAGRVTLNVLGYPLRPNESECAYYMRTGQCKFGSTCKFHHPQPSNMMVSLRGSPVYPPVPSATTPGQLSYPLSRGSFIPGARWQGPSGYTPLIVPQGVVSVPGFAYGGQMGSVSSPEGQQQTAGNNQVYGTSRSSDPATMGSQGVTSPYRQASGPMGYYALQGENVFPERPGQPECQFYMKTGDCKFGAVCRFHHPRERLIPPPDCLLSPIGLPLRPGEPLCIFYSRYGICKFGPSCKFDHPMTVFTYSIASSSTTDAPTVQRLLGSSSGTSALNMTSEGLVEAVSTKPRRLSLSETRKMPSGDNNIDREG is encoded by the exons ATGAAAGGAGAGTATCCAGAAAGACTAGGACAACCTGAATGCCAG TACTACTTGAAGACGGGAACTTGCAAATTTGGAGCCACTTGCAAATTTCACCATCCTAAAGACAAGGCTGGGATTGCTGGAAGAGTTACCCTAAATGTCTTGGGCTATCCACTTCGCCCG AATGAGTCTGAATGTGCTTATTACATGAGAACTGGACAGTGCAAGTTTGGAAGTACCTGTAAATTTCACCATCCCCAACCTTCTAACATGATGGTCTCCTTACGTGGTTCCCCTGTTTATCCTCCCGTTCCTTCTGCAACAACTCCTGGTCAGCTGTCCTATCCCTTGTCAAGAGGTTCTTTTATCCCTGGTGCACGCTGGCAAGGTCCTTCAGGTTACACTCCATTAATAGTGCCTCAGGGAGTAGTATCAGTTCCAGGATTTGCATACGGT GGTCAGATGGGCTCAGTTTCTTCTCCTGAGGGACAGCAACAGACAGCTGGAAATAACCAGGTCTATGGAACTTCACGATCCAGTGATCCAGCAACTATGGGATCCCAAGGAGTCACTTCCCCATATCGTCAAGCTTCTGGTCCTATGGGGTACTATGCATTGCAAGGGGAGAATGTCTTCCCTGAACGGCCTGGACAGCCTGAATGCCAGTTTTACATGAAGACCGGAGACTGCAAGTTTGGTGCTGTTTGTAGATTCCATCATCCAAGGGAAAGGCTGATTCCTCCTCCTGATTGTCTGCTAAGTCCCATTGGACTTCCTTTACGCCCT GGAGAACCATTGTGTATTTTCTATTCCAGATATGGGATCTGTAAATTTGGCCCAAGTTGCAAGTTTGATCACCCAATGACAGTTTTCACTTATAGTATCGCATCATCATCAACTACTGATGCTCCTACTGTTCAGCGTCTATTGGGTTCATCATCAGGAACCAGTGCATTGAACATGACTTCAGAAGGGCTTGTTGAAGCAGTTTCAACGAAGCCCAGGCGACTGTCACTCTCCGAAACAAGAAAGATGCCGTCTGGTGATAATAACATTGACAGAGAGGGGTGA
- the LOC129898714 gene encoding zinc finger CCCH domain-containing protein ZFN-like isoform X1, with product MDFDAGISLSVTEGPSSLSPSLDQDTLWQMNLRSRESIESGHYPVREGEPDCSYYIRTGLCRFGSTCRFNHPPNRKLAIATSRMKGEYPERLGQPECQYYLKTGTCKFGATCKFHHPKDKAGIAGRVTLNVLGYPLRPNESECAYYMRTGQCKFGSTCKFHHPQPSNMMVSLRGSPVYPPVPSATTPGQLSYPLSRGSFIPGARWQGPSGYTPLIVPQGVVSVPGFAYGGQMGSVSSPEGQQQTAGNNQVYGTSRSSDPATMGSQGVTSPYRQASGPMGYYALQGENVFPERPGQPECQFYMKTGDCKFGAVCRFHHPRERLIPPPDCLLSPIGLPLRPGEPLCIFYSRYGICKFGPSCKFDHPMTVFTYSIASSSTTDAPTVQRLLGSSSGTSALNMTSEGLVEAVSTKPRRLSLSETRKMPSGDNNIDREG from the exons atggaTTTTGATGCCGGAATTTCCTTGTCTGTAACTGAAGGACCTTCCTCTTTGTCACCGTCTCTTGACCAAG ACACTTTGTGGCAAATGAATTTGAGATCAAGGGAATCAATTGAGTCGGGACATTATCCTGTCCGTGAAGGTGAACCAGATTGTTCCTACTACATCAGAACTGGTCTCTGTAGGTTTGGATCAACTTGCCGGTTCAACCATCCTCCTAATAGGAAACTG GCCATCGCCACTTCTAGGATGAAAGGAGAGTATCCAGAAAGACTAGGACAACCTGAATGCCAG TACTACTTGAAGACGGGAACTTGCAAATTTGGAGCCACTTGCAAATTTCACCATCCTAAAGACAAGGCTGGGATTGCTGGAAGAGTTACCCTAAATGTCTTGGGCTATCCACTTCGCCCG AATGAGTCTGAATGTGCTTATTACATGAGAACTGGACAGTGCAAGTTTGGAAGTACCTGTAAATTTCACCATCCCCAACCTTCTAACATGATGGTCTCCTTACGTGGTTCCCCTGTTTATCCTCCCGTTCCTTCTGCAACAACTCCTGGTCAGCTGTCCTATCCCTTGTCAAGAGGTTCTTTTATCCCTGGTGCACGCTGGCAAGGTCCTTCAGGTTACACTCCATTAATAGTGCCTCAGGGAGTAGTATCAGTTCCAGGATTTGCATACGGT GGTCAGATGGGCTCAGTTTCTTCTCCTGAGGGACAGCAACAGACAGCTGGAAATAACCAGGTCTATGGAACTTCACGATCCAGTGATCCAGCAACTATGGGATCCCAAGGAGTCACTTCCCCATATCGTCAAGCTTCTGGTCCTATGGGGTACTATGCATTGCAAGGGGAGAATGTCTTCCCTGAACGGCCTGGACAGCCTGAATGCCAGTTTTACATGAAGACCGGAGACTGCAAGTTTGGTGCTGTTTGTAGATTCCATCATCCAAGGGAAAGGCTGATTCCTCCTCCTGATTGTCTGCTAAGTCCCATTGGACTTCCTTTACGCCCT GGAGAACCATTGTGTATTTTCTATTCCAGATATGGGATCTGTAAATTTGGCCCAAGTTGCAAGTTTGATCACCCAATGACAGTTTTCACTTATAGTATCGCATCATCATCAACTACTGATGCTCCTACTGTTCAGCGTCTATTGGGTTCATCATCAGGAACCAGTGCATTGAACATGACTTCAGAAGGGCTTGTTGAAGCAGTTTCAACGAAGCCCAGGCGACTGTCACTCTCCGAAACAAGAAAGATGCCGTCTGGTGATAATAACATTGACAGAGAGGGGTGA
- the LOC129898739 gene encoding GDT1-like protein 3: MGLFLNPKYIWILLLLITIPLISAQETGDGTEIVESGGRFKDLGRRSKIIVEKLKTGVVRGDDPDSFDVGLDVDSNLGTLDALFASLSMILVSEIGDETFIIAALMAMRHPKSIVLSGALSALFVMTILSTGLGRIVPNLISRKHTNSAATVLYLFFGLRLLYIAWRSSDSKASQKKEIEEVEEKLEAGQGKAAFRRFFSRFLTPIFLEAFILTFLAEWGDRSQIATIALATHKNAIGVAIGATIGHTICTSVAVVGGSMLASKISQRTVATIGGLLFLGFSLSSYFYPPL; encoded by the exons ATGGGTTTGTTTCTAAACCCCAAATATATATGGATCTTGTTACTTCTCATCACTATCCCTTTGATTTCTGCTCAG GAAACTGGGGACGGAACTGAAATTGTTGAGTCAGGTGGACGTTTCAAAGATCTGGGGAGGCGGAGTAAA ATCATAGTCGAGAAACTTAAGACTGGTGTTGTGAGGGGTGACGATCCAGATTCTTTTGATGTTGGTCTGGACGTGGACTCTAATCTTGGCACTCTTGATGCCTTATTTGCTAGTTTGTCGATGATCCTTGTCAGCGAG ATTGGTGATGAGACATTTATAATAGCAGCTCTGATGGCTATGCGTCACCCCAAATCAATTGTTTTATCTGGTGCGCTCAGCGCCTTGTTTGTTATGACT ATACTTTCAACCGGGCTTGGTAGGATAGTGCCAAATTTGATATCAAGGAAGCATACAAATAGTGCCGCTACAG TTCTTTATCTCTTTTTCGGGCTTCGGCTGCTCTATATTGCATGGAGATCATCAGATTCAAAGGCTTCCCAGAAAAAGGAAATAGAGGAA GTGGAAGAAAAGCTTGAAGCTGGACAAGGGAAAGCAGCTTTCAGACGATTCTTTTCTAGATTCCTTACACCCATATTTTTGGAG GCCTTTATCTTGACCTTTCTGGCAGAGTGGGGAGACCGTAGTCAGATAGCAACAATTGCT CTAGCTACACACAAAAATGCAATCGGAGTTGCTATTGGGGCAACAATAGGACACACTATATGTACTTCAGTGGCAGTGGTAGGTGGAAGCATGCTTGCATCCAAGATCTCACAGCGAACAGTTGCTACAATCGGAGGCCTTCTTTTCCTCGGGTTTTCCTTGTCATCGTATTTCTATCCACCTCTATAA